Proteins encoded within one genomic window of Brassica rapa cultivar Chiifu-401-42 chromosome A09, CAAS_Brap_v3.01, whole genome shotgun sequence:
- the LOC103842696 gene encoding 60S ribosomal protein L6-1 translates to MPAAKQRTPKVSRNPDLIRGVGKYSRSQMYHKRGLWAIKAKNGGVFPRHDAKSKVDAPVEKPAKFYPAEDVKKPLANRRKPKPTKLKSSITPGTVLIILAGRFKGKRVVFLKQLASGLLLVTGPFKINGVPLRRVNQSYVIGTSTKVDISGVSVEKFDDKYFGKVAEKKNKKGEGEFFEAEKEVKKEIPQEKKEDQKTVDAALIKAIESVPELKTYLGARFSLSQGMKPHELVF, encoded by the exons ATGCCGGCGGCGAAGCAAAGGACCCCTAAAGTTAGCCGAAACCCCGATCTCATCAGGGGCGTTGGCAAATACTCTCGTTCCCAAATGTACCACAAGAGAGGCTTGTGGGCAATCAAGGCCAAAAACGGCGGCGTTTTCCCTCGTCACGACGCTAAGTCCAAGGTCGATGCTCCCGTTGAGAAGCCCGCCAAGTTTTATCCGGCTGAAGACGTTAAGAAGCCCCTCGCCAACAGACGCAAGCCTAAGCCTACCAAGCTCAA ATCAAGCATTACTCCAGGAACTGTGTTGATCATTCTCGCTGGTAGATTCAAGGGAAAGAGAGTTGTCTTCCTCAAGCAACTTGCTTCTGGTCTGCTCTTGGTCACTG GACCGTTCAAGATCAATGGTGTTCCACTGAGACGTGTTAACCAGTCCTACGTGATTGGAACATCCACAAAGGTTGACATTTCCGGAGTCAGCGTTGAGAAGTTCGATGACAAGTACTTCGGGAAGGTTGctgagaagaagaacaagaaaggaGAAGGCGAGTTCTTTGAAGCAGAGAAAGAG GTGAAGAAAGAGATCCCACAGGAGAAGAAAGAAGACCAGAAGACCGTTGACGCAGCTCTGATCAAAGCCATTGAGTCAGTGCCAGAGCTCAAGACTTACCTCGGCGCCAGGTTCTCATTGTCTCAAGGAATGAAACCCCATGAGCTTGTTTTCTAG